The following coding sequences are from one Treponema bryantii window:
- the secE gene encoding preprotein translocase subunit SecE has protein sequence MAKVIQFFKESRAELKKVVWPTKDDVISSIKVVIISTIVVAVILGLLDLGFSQLFRIVMK, from the coding sequence ATGGCTAAGGTAATTCAGTTTTTTAAAGAAAGCAGAGCAGAGTTGAAGAAGGTTGTATGGCCTACTAAAGATGATGTCATTTCTTCAATTAAAGTTGTTATCATCTCTACAATTGTAGTAGCTGTAATACTTGGTTTACTTGATCTTGGTTTTTCTCAGCTGTTCCGTATTGTAATGAAATAG
- the rpmG gene encoding 50S ribosomal protein L33: MGSKKKGAVEIIALQCTECKRKNYTTYKNRKNITGKLEKNKYCPWCKKSILHKETKAK; this comes from the coding sequence ATGGGAAGCAAGAAGAAAGGTGCTGTTGAAATTATCGCTTTGCAGTGCACAGAATGTAAGAGAAAGAATTATACTACTTACAAGAACCGTAAGAACATCACAGGCAAACTTGAGAAGAATAAGTATTGTCCATGGTGCAAGAAGAGTATTCTTCACAAAGAAACAAAAGCAAAATAA
- the nusG gene encoding transcription termination/antitermination protein NusG has translation MSKSWYILHTYTGYEGKIERTIKSLLEKYPTDKNAGIDPEVVIDVRVPVEEVVEIKDGKKRTRSNKFLPGYIMLEMDLPEIGWKDTCAKLYKIQGVTGFVGNVSRQNRPMPITKDEAMNLLQKSGVIKGDKQVRVRQSFNVGDVVKIADGPFASFTGTVKEINMEKEKLSVEVQIFGRPTPVEVSFLQAEKA, from the coding sequence ATGTCTAAAAGCTGGTATATTCTTCATACCTATACTGGATATGAAGGAAAAATCGAACGTACAATAAAATCACTTCTTGAAAAATATCCGACAGATAAGAATGCAGGAATTGACCCTGAAGTTGTAATTGATGTAAGGGTTCCTGTTGAAGAAGTTGTAGAAATCAAAGATGGTAAAAAAAGAACTCGTTCTAATAAGTTCCTTCCTGGCTACATTATGCTTGAAATGGATCTTCCAGAAATTGGCTGGAAAGATACTTGTGCAAAATTGTACAAGATTCAGGGTGTAACTGGTTTTGTTGGAAATGTAAGCCGTCAGAATCGTCCAATGCCAATCACAAAAGATGAGGCTATGAATCTTCTTCAGAAGTCTGGTGTTATCAAGGGTGATAAGCAGGTACGTGTACGTCAGTCATTCAATGTTGGCGATGTAGTTAAGATTGCCGACGGTCCTTTTGCATCATTCACAGGTACTGTAAAAGAAATCAATATGGAAAAAGAGAAGCTTAGTGTTGAGGTTCAGATTTTTGGTCGCCCAACTCCAGTAGAAGTAAGCTTCCTTCAGGCTGAAAAAGCCTAA
- the rpoB gene encoding DNA-directed RNA polymerase subunit beta, with protein sequence MFAKTRTINRQNYGKAIQHAMDVPDLIAIQTKSYDDFLQAGALKEQKEVLNQGLQDVFTSTFPIESPNGDMSLEYEFYELDWENQKFTELQCKQKGLTYSVPLKARINLNFLQTGAILQKDIYMGDIPLMTDRGTFVINGAERVVVSQIHRSPGVIFCHDKGVYSSRIIPYRGSWLEFEIDQKKELIFAKIDRKKKILGTVFLRALGYSTREEIIRCFYDVEDVKVVKGDELVDKVLASAVLIKDEEGNEKRLFNAGTKLHPHDIDDLVANKIEEICVIRFDTRSNSNGDEKNTSLDSQMIINCFEREEVKFVKEGSVDNEPTKEDCLAAVYAILQPGEPMTVEQAEKDLNSLFFSERRYDLGRVGRYKLNKKFDYSDDVKDFTLIKDDIINTMKFLIKVYIGEEQIDDIDHLGNRRIRSVGELMTNQLKSAFARMERIAKERMSLKETDTMKPQDLISIKPIVAAIKEFFGSSQLSQFMDQINPLAELTHKRRLNALGPGGLSRDRAGFEVRDVHYSHYGRMCPIETPEGPNIGLIVSLAMYTRINDYGFLEAPYRKVVNGKATAEVEYLSAMDEDKYYIGQVVEGMKKDGSFPTETISCRNRGNYTQRSPKDVQYIDVSPRQVISVSASLIPFLEHDDANRALMGCNMQRQAVPLLFPEPPHVGTGMERKCAYDSGVLIKAKHDGEVIFVSSELIKVKVDGSKAVDEYSLLKYQRTNNDTCNHQRPTVNVGEKVKAGDVLADGPATFNGELALGRNILVGFVPWNGYNYEDAVLISQRVVREDMYTSIHIKEFQIEIRETKLGPERITRDIPNTAEKALANLDSEGIIRIGAKVRSGDILVGKVTPKSETETTPEFKLLNSIFGEKAKEVRDSSLRVPHGIEGVVIDIQQMSRLEGDDLLPGVDKVVKVLIANKRKLREGDKMAGRHGNKGVVSRILPVEDMPYLEDGTPLDVCLNPLGVPSRMNIGQILESELGIAGKYLNQFFEVPVFESPSQKMIEAKLEEANKAVAGTGLKISTDCKQIVHDGRTGEPFVNPIFVGVIYYMKLHHLVDDKMHARSTGPYSLVTQQPLGGKAQFGGQRLGEMEVWALEAYGAANTLQEMMTIKSDDMNGRSKIYESIVKGDPSSPIGIPESFNVLVQELRGLALDFTIYDAKGKQIALTERDQELIDKNASGFDKEDANA encoded by the coding sequence ATGTTCGCAAAGACTCGAACAATCAACCGTCAGAATTATGGAAAGGCCATCCAGCACGCTATGGATGTTCCTGATCTTATCGCAATCCAGACAAAATCGTATGATGATTTCCTTCAGGCAGGAGCCTTGAAAGAGCAGAAAGAAGTTCTTAATCAGGGACTTCAGGACGTATTTACTTCAACATTCCCTATCGAAAGTCCTAACGGCGATATGTCATTGGAGTATGAGTTTTATGAGCTCGACTGGGAGAACCAGAAGTTCACCGAGTTGCAGTGCAAGCAGAAGGGACTTACTTATTCGGTTCCTTTAAAAGCCCGTATCAATTTGAATTTCCTTCAGACTGGAGCAATCCTCCAGAAAGATATCTATATGGGCGACATTCCGCTTATGACAGACCGTGGTACATTTGTTATCAACGGAGCTGAACGCGTAGTTGTTTCCCAGATTCACCGTTCGCCTGGCGTAATTTTCTGCCATGACAAGGGTGTTTACTCAAGCCGTATTATTCCGTACCGCGGATCTTGGCTTGAATTTGAAATTGACCAGAAAAAAGAGCTTATTTTTGCAAAGATTGACCGCAAAAAGAAGATTCTTGGTACAGTATTCCTTCGCGCACTTGGTTATTCAACACGTGAAGAAATCATCCGCTGCTTCTACGATGTAGAAGATGTAAAAGTTGTAAAGGGTGATGAACTTGTAGACAAGGTTCTTGCTTCTGCAGTTCTTATTAAAGATGAAGAAGGTAACGAAAAGAGACTTTTCAATGCCGGAACAAAGCTTCATCCACATGATATCGATGACCTCGTTGCAAACAAAATCGAAGAAATCTGCGTAATCCGTTTCGATACACGCAGCAATTCTAATGGTGATGAAAAGAATACTTCTCTCGATTCACAGATGATTATCAACTGTTTCGAACGTGAGGAAGTTAAGTTTGTAAAAGAAGGTTCTGTAGATAACGAACCAACTAAAGAAGATTGTCTCGCTGCTGTATATGCAATCCTTCAGCCAGGTGAGCCAATGACAGTTGAGCAGGCTGAAAAAGACCTCAACTCATTGTTCTTCTCTGAGCGCCGCTATGACCTCGGTCGTGTTGGTCGTTACAAACTCAACAAGAAGTTTGATTACTCAGATGATGTAAAAGATTTCACTCTTATTAAGGATGATATCATCAACACAATGAAGTTCCTTATCAAGGTTTACATTGGTGAAGAACAGATTGACGATATCGACCACCTTGGAAACCGCCGTATCCGTTCTGTAGGCGAGTTGATGACAAATCAGCTTAAGTCTGCATTTGCAAGAATGGAACGCATTGCTAAGGAAAGAATGAGTCTCAAAGAAACTGATACAATGAAGCCACAGGATTTGATTTCTATCAAACCTATCGTAGCTGCTATCAAAGAGTTCTTTGGTTCATCTCAGCTTTCACAGTTCATGGATCAGATTAACCCTCTGGCTGAACTTACTCATAAACGTCGTCTTAACGCTCTCGGACCTGGTGGTCTTTCACGTGACCGCGCTGGTTTCGAAGTTCGTGACGTACACTATTCACACTATGGACGCATGTGTCCTATCGAGACTCCTGAAGGTCCGAATATCGGTCTTATCGTATCTCTCGCTATGTACACACGCATCAATGATTACGGATTCCTTGAAGCTCCATACCGCAAGGTAGTAAACGGAAAGGCAACTGCAGAAGTTGAATACCTTTCTGCTATGGATGAGGATAAGTACTACATTGGTCAGGTTGTTGAAGGAATGAAGAAGGATGGTTCATTCCCTACAGAAACAATTTCTTGTCGTAACCGTGGTAACTATACTCAGCGTTCTCCAAAGGACGTTCAGTACATCGATGTTTCTCCACGCCAGGTAATTTCTGTTTCTGCTTCTTTGATTCCATTCCTTGAGCATGACGATGCTAACCGTGCGCTCATGGGTTGTAACATGCAGCGTCAGGCTGTACCTCTTCTCTTCCCAGAACCACCACACGTTGGTACTGGTATGGAAAGAAAGTGTGCTTATGACTCTGGTGTTCTTATCAAGGCTAAGCATGATGGTGAAGTAATCTTCGTTTCAAGTGAATTGATTAAGGTTAAAGTTGATGGTTCTAAGGCAGTTGATGAATACAGCCTCTTGAAGTATCAGAGAACTAACAACGATACATGTAACCACCAGCGTCCTACAGTTAATGTTGGTGAAAAGGTAAAAGCAGGTGATGTACTTGCTGACGGACCAGCAACATTCAACGGAGAGCTTGCTCTCGGACGTAATATTCTCGTAGGATTCGTACCTTGGAATGGTTATAACTATGAGGATGCTGTACTTATTTCTCAGCGCGTTGTTCGCGAAGATATGTATACATCTATCCATATTAAAGAGTTCCAGATTGAAATCCGTGAGACAAAGCTTGGACCAGAGCGTATTACACGTGATATTCCTAACACAGCCGAGAAAGCTCTTGCTAACCTCGACTCAGAAGGTATCATCCGTATTGGTGCTAAGGTTCGTTCTGGAGATATCCTTGTTGGTAAGGTTACTCCAAAATCTGAAACAGAAACAACTCCAGAGTTCAAGCTTTTGAACTCAATTTTCGGTGAAAAGGCTAAGGAAGTTCGTGATTCTTCACTTCGCGTTCCACACGGAATTGAAGGTGTTGTAATTGATATTCAGCAGATGAGCCGCCTTGAAGGTGACGATCTGCTCCCAGGTGTAGATAAGGTAGTTAAGGTTCTTATTGCTAACAAGCGTAAGCTTCGCGAAGGTGATAAGATGGCCGGACGCCACGGAAACAAGGGTGTTGTTTCACGTATTCTCCCTGTTGAAGATATGCCATATCTCGAAGATGGTACTCCACTCGACGTTTGTTTGAACCCACTTGGTGTACCTTCCCGAATGAACATCGGACAGATTCTTGAGTCTGAACTTGGTATTGCAGGTAAGTACCTCAACCAGTTCTTTGAAGTTCCAGTATTCGAATCACCTTCTCAGAAGATGATCGAAGCTAAGCTCGAAGAAGCTAACAAGGCAGTTGCCGGAACAGGACTTAAGATTTCTACAGACTGTAAACAGATTGTACACGACGGACGTACTGGTGAACCTTTCGTAAACCCAATCTTCGTTGGTGTTATCTATTATATGAAGCTTCATCACCTTGTTGATGACAAGATGCATGCTCGTTCTACCGGTCCTTACTCTCTCGTTACACAGCAGCCTCTTGGTGGTAAGGCACAGTTTGGTGGTCAGCGTCTTGGAGAAATGGAGGTTTGGGCACTCGAAGCTTACGGTGCTGCTAACACACTCCAGGAAATGATGACTATTAAGTCTGATGATATGAACGGACGTTCTAAGATTTACGAATCTATCGTTAAGGGCGACCCTTCATCTCCAATCGGAATTCCAGAATCATTCAACGTATTGGTACAGGAACTCCGTGGTTTGGCTCTTGATTTCACAATTTATGATGCTAAGGGTAAGCAGATTGCTCTTACAGAACGTGATCAGGAACTGATTGACAAGAATGCTTCCGGTTTTGATAAGGAGGATGCAAATGCGTGA
- the rplK gene encoding 50S ribosomal protein L11, whose protein sequence is MATKKVTAVIKLQCPAGAATPAPPIGPALGPHGVSAPKFVQEFNDRTKSMEKGLVIPVVITVYQDKSYTFILKTPPAAVLIKKACKLDKGSGNPLRNKVATLSKKDLEEIAKTKMPDINANDIEAAKKIIAGTARSMGVEVEQ, encoded by the coding sequence ATGGCTACAAAGAAAGTAACTGCCGTGATTAAATTGCAGTGTCCTGCAGGAGCAGCAACACCAGCTCCTCCAATTGGACCAGCTCTTGGACCTCACGGAGTTTCAGCTCCAAAGTTCGTTCAGGAATTCAACGATCGAACTAAGTCAATGGAAAAAGGTCTTGTAATCCCTGTAGTAATTACAGTATATCAGGACAAATCTTACACATTCATTCTTAAAACTCCTCCAGCAGCAGTTCTTATTAAGAAAGCTTGTAAACTCGACAAGGGTTCAGGAAACCCTCTTCGTAATAAGGTTGCTACTCTTTCTAAGAAAGACCTGGAAGAAATCGCTAAGACAAAGATGCCAGATATCAATGCTAACGATATCGAAGCAGCAAAGAAAATCATTGCCGGTACTGCTCGCAGTATGGGTGTAGAGGTGGAGCAGTAA
- the rplJ gene encoding 50S ribosomal protein L10 has translation MAVRAKKIQPAKAQAIEEAKKTFADYSDFIFADYRGLTVEQITALRDKLREKNAVLKVVKNNFARIAFEDMKVENVADYLKGPTVVAMAKEDSNEVAKVLFDFAKDAPALAVKGASIANEIYDQAKIEAYSKVPGKKQLYAMLMSAMNGPAQKLAATLKAYADKKAAEGAN, from the coding sequence ATGGCAGTAAGAGCAAAGAAAATTCAGCCAGCTAAGGCTCAGGCTATTGAAGAAGCAAAAAAGACATTTGCTGATTACAGCGACTTCATTTTCGCTGACTATCGCGGTCTTACAGTAGAGCAGATTACTGCTCTTCGTGATAAACTTCGTGAGAAGAATGCTGTGCTTAAAGTTGTAAAGAACAACTTCGCACGTATCGCTTTTGAAGATATGAAAGTAGAAAATGTTGCTGACTATCTCAAAGGCCCTACTGTAGTAGCAATGGCTAAAGAAGATTCTAACGAAGTTGCAAAGGTTCTTTTCGACTTTGCAAAAGATGCTCCAGCTCTCGCAGTAAAGGGTGCTAGCATCGCTAATGAAATCTATGACCAGGCTAAGATTGAGGCTTACTCAAAGGTTCCTGGAAAGAAGCAGCTTTACGCTATGCTTATGTCTGCAATGAACGGTCCAGCTCAGAAGCTTGCCGCTACATTGAAGGCTTATGCAGACAAGAAAGCAGCAGAAGGTGCAAACTAA
- the rplL gene encoding 50S ribosomal protein L7/L12, with product MAALTNDQILDAIASMSVLEVSELVKAMEEKFGVTAAVAVAAGPAAGAAAGGAEEQTEFTVTLESFDAAKKIPVIKAVREITGLGLGEAKALVEGAPKALKEGVSKADADEMIKKIEEAGGKASKK from the coding sequence ATGGCAGCTCTCACAAATGATCAGATTCTTGATGCAATCGCATCTATGTCAGTTCTTGAAGTTTCAGAACTCGTAAAAGCAATGGAAGAAAAATTCGGCGTAACAGCAGCAGTAGCAGTAGCAGCAGGTCCTGCAGCAGGTGCAGCAGCTGGTGGTGCTGAAGAGCAGACAGAGTTCACAGTAACTCTCGAATCATTCGACGCAGCAAAGAAGATTCCAGTAATCAAGGCTGTTCGTGAAATCACAGGTCTCGGACTTGGTGAAGCTAAGGCACTCGTAGAAGGTGCTCCAAAGGCTCTTAAAGAAGGCGTAAGCAAGGCTGACGCTGACGAAATGATCAAGAAGATCGAAGAAGCTGGTGGAAAGGCTAGCAAGAAATAA
- the rplA gene encoding 50S ribosomal protein L1, with protein sequence MKHGKKYNAAAAKYDLSKKYDVASACKMVQDMKFANFDETVEAHVVLRLEKNATVRDTLVFPNQFKGEKKVLVFCKGDKVKEALDAGAAFAGEEYIEKVKDGWLDFDVAVATPDMMKDVGRLGMVLGRKGLMPNPKTGTVTPNVAQAVAELKKGRTEFRADKTGIVHIAVGKCSMDTDKLVANVNTLLSEVSKKKPAGAAAGFVKSVSVSSSMGPGVWVDYKEGE encoded by the coding sequence ATGAAACATGGAAAGAAATATAACGCAGCTGCTGCAAAGTATGATCTTTCAAAGAAATATGATGTAGCTTCAGCTTGTAAAATGGTTCAGGATATGAAGTTTGCTAACTTCGATGAGACTGTAGAAGCTCACGTAGTACTTCGTCTTGAGAAAAATGCTACTGTACGTGATACATTGGTATTCCCAAATCAGTTCAAGGGTGAAAAGAAAGTTCTCGTTTTCTGTAAGGGAGACAAGGTAAAGGAAGCTCTTGATGCTGGTGCTGCTTTCGCAGGTGAAGAATATATCGAAAAGGTAAAGGACGGCTGGTTGGACTTCGACGTTGCTGTTGCTACACCTGATATGATGAAAGACGTAGGTCGTCTTGGTATGGTTCTTGGACGCAAAGGTTTGATGCCTAACCCTAAGACTGGTACTGTAACTCCTAACGTAGCTCAGGCTGTTGCAGAACTCAAGAAGGGTCGTACAGAGTTCCGTGCTGATAAGACTGGTATCGTACACATTGCTGTTGGTAAGTGTTCTATGGATACAGATAAGCTTGTTGCAAACGTAAATACTCTTCTTTCTGAAGTAAGCAAGAAGAAGCCTGCTGGTGCAGCTGCTGGTTTTGTTAAGTCTGTTTCTGTAAGTTCATCTATGGGCCCAGGCGTATGGGTTGACTATAAGGAAGGCGAATAA